In the Patescibacteria group bacterium genome, one interval contains:
- the frr gene encoding ribosome recycling factor encodes MNQIIEQHNAKFDQIIEHLKTELKELHIGRAQPSLVENVKIESYGTQTPLQQLGSITVSDARSLVIQIWDKSILKNVEKALIDSPIEMSVNVDGELIRINLPALTEERRQQLTKVLHQRLEQAKIAVRNLRDEVRDEIMQKFRDKELTEDDKYRLFEELDKFTGEYNDKIKEIGENKEKEIITV; translated from the coding sequence ATGAATCAAATCATTGAACAACACAATGCCAAATTTGACCAAATTATTGAACATTTAAAAACCGAATTGAAGGAATTACACATTGGTCGAGCTCAACCGAGTTTAGTTGAAAATGTAAAAATTGAATCTTATGGCACTCAAACACCTTTACAGCAATTAGGGAGTATTACGGTGAGTGATGCGAGATCGTTAGTTATTCAAATTTGGGATAAGAGTATTTTAAAAAATGTTGAAAAAGCTTTAATTGATTCACCAATTGAAATGAGCGTGAATGTGGACGGAGAACTGATTCGAATTAATTTACCAGCTTTAACCGAGGAACGTCGACAACAATTAACCAAAGTTTTACATCAACGTTTGGAACAGGCCAAAATTGCAGTTAGAAATTTGCGAGATGAGGTTAGAGATGAAATTATGCAAAAGTTTAGAGATAAAGAATTAACCGAAGATGATAAATATCGTTTATTTGAGGAATTGGATAAATTTACCGGCGAATATAATGATAAAATTAAAGAGATTGGCGAAAATAAAGAAAAAGAGATTATTACAGTTTAA
- the holB gene encoding DNA polymerase III subunit delta' has translation MSQIKFNWPICGHQNIVNFLQHSIQQDNLMNAYLFYGSQHLGKTAVAKYFIQSIFCSAEQRPCQQCVLCQQIQKNIHPDIIWLTRNEDKKNITIEQIRELRQKLRLESFLNSYKIAVIQQAELMTTEASNALLKTLEEPSWHTIIILIADQIKLIPSTVISRCQTLNFKTVSRQTISQFLKDNSKLNKLDIEKIVALSLGRPGIAMNFIQQTDSWLEHTKRAKEFVNQILVNQNLNQRFKYIQQLAGEQKTFIESQNSWQEDLMMWSLIVRDLILIKKNLSQAITYLEFENQLRQVTSDYTLQQLTKFLYNIQQTGMYLKRNLNPKLVLENLILSI, from the coding sequence ATGTCGCAGATTAAATTTAATTGGCCAATTTGTGGCCATCAAAATATAGTCAATTTTTTACAACACAGTATTCAACAAGATAATTTAATGAATGCTTATTTATTTTATGGTTCACAACATTTAGGTAAAACTGCTGTGGCAAAATATTTTATTCAATCTATTTTTTGTTCAGCCGAACAACGGCCTTGTCAACAATGCGTTTTGTGCCAACAAATTCAAAAAAATATCCATCCAGACATTATTTGGTTGACTCGAAATGAAGATAAAAAAAACATTACCATTGAACAAATTCGGGAATTACGCCAAAAATTAAGATTAGAATCGTTTTTAAACTCTTATAAAATAGCCGTTATTCAGCAAGCAGAATTAATGACTACCGAAGCCAGTAACGCCTTATTAAAAACATTGGAAGAGCCTAGTTGGCACACGATTATTATTTTAATTGCCGATCAAATCAAGTTGATTCCTAGTACAGTTATTTCACGTTGCCAAACTTTAAATTTTAAAACAGTTAGCCGTCAGACTATTAGTCAATTTTTAAAAGATAATTCTAAATTAAATAAATTAGATATTGAAAAAATTGTAGCTTTGAGTCTGGGTCGGCCAGGCATAGCGATGAATTTTATTCAGCAAACCGATAGTTGGCTTGAACATACTAAACGAGCGAAGGAATTTGTAAATCAAATTTTAGTTAATCAAAATTTAAATCAGCGTTTTAAATATATTCAGCAACTGGCTGGCGAACAAAAAACTTTTATTGAATCTCAAAATTCATGGCAAGAAGATTTGATGATGTGGAGTTTGATTGTTAGGGATCTAATTTTAATTAAAAAAAATTTAAGTCAGGCGATAACTTATCTAGAATTTGAAAATCAATTACGCCAAGTTACTTCAGATTACACACTTCAACAATTAACCAAATTTTTATATAATATACAACAGACGGGCATGTATTTAAAGCGCAATTTAAATCCTAAATTGGTTTTAGAAAATTTAATTCTTTCAATATAA
- a CDS encoding rod shape-determining protein, translated as MFKKLLGHFIRAHDMGIDMGTVNTLVYVRDKGIVINEPSVVAINTKSDQILAIGDEAKKMLGKTPEHILATRPLERGVISDFEATEKMIHYFIDKVHQTKNLFLPHPRIVTGLPLDVTEVEKKAVEDAILQAGAQRVYLVEEPLAAAVGAHLPIEQPTGYMIVDLGGGTTKIAVISLGSIVSQKSIDVAGQELNKDIVQYAQDELNILLGEETAERLKIKIGSAVVEKELKELKVRGRDLNTGLPREIVLNEGQVLEAINRSLRIIVDNIKYVLEVTPPELVSDIYERGLFLSGGGALLRNIDQYISQQINIQVNLIDDPLTAVVRGTGAILENLETLKEVLIPSAKEEAKENKI; from the coding sequence ATGTTTAAAAAGTTATTGGGTCATTTTATTCGAGCACACGACATGGGGATTGATATGGGAACAGTTAATACTTTAGTTTATGTCAGAGATAAAGGAATTGTAATTAATGAGCCATCAGTCGTGGCAATTAATACTAAATCAGATCAAATTTTAGCAATTGGCGATGAAGCTAAAAAAATGTTAGGGAAGACGCCAGAACATATTTTAGCGACTCGACCGTTAGAACGTGGAGTAATTTCTGATTTTGAGGCTACTGAAAAAATGATTCATTATTTTATTGATAAAGTTCATCAAACTAAAAATTTATTTTTACCTCACCCACGCATTGTAACGGGTTTACCATTAGACGTGACGGAGGTTGAAAAAAAGGCAGTTGAAGATGCTATTTTGCAGGCCGGAGCTCAACGTGTTTATTTGGTCGAAGAGCCTTTGGCAGCAGCGGTTGGCGCTCATTTACCAATTGAACAGCCGACCGGCTATATGATTGTTGACTTAGGGGGTGGCACAACTAAAATTGCGGTGATTTCTTTGGGAAGTATTGTTAGTCAAAAAAGTATTGATGTCGCTGGTCAAGAATTGAACAAAGATATTGTTCAGTATGCCCAAGACGAATTAAATATTTTATTAGGCGAAGAAACGGCTGAAAGATTAAAGATTAAAATTGGTTCGGCGGTGGTAGAAAAAGAGTTAAAAGAATTAAAAGTTAGGGGTCGTGATTTAAATACTGGCTTACCACGAGAGATAGTTTTAAATGAGGGACAGGTACTAGAAGCCATTAATCGATCACTAAGAATTATAGTTGATAATATAAAATACGTTTTAGAGGTAACACCACCAGAATTAGTGTCAGATATTTATGAACGGGGACTTTTCTTGAGTGGTGGCGGTGCTTTATTAAGAAACATTGACCAATATATTAGTCAACAAATTAATATTCAAGTAAATTTAATTGACGATCCTTTAACGGCAGTTGTGCGTGGCACGGGAGCTATTTTAGAAAATTTAGAAACCTTAAAAGAGGTTTTGATTCCATCTGCCAAGGAAGAAGCAAAAGAAAACAAAATTTAA
- a CDS encoding His/Gly/Thr/Pro-type tRNA ligase C-terminal domain-containing protein, protein MLQSKLFTKTTKTIPRDEISVNSQLLIRAGFIDKTMAGVYSYLPLGLKVLNKIKNIIRDEMDAIGGQEILMPALTPKEIWQQTQRYDNFDALFKLKGIGDKDYVLGATHEEVVTPLVKNFVQSYKDLPVYVYQIQDKYRNEPRAKSGLLRGREFSMKDLYSFHLDEKNLDEYYEKVKQAYFKIFKRVGLGEMTYLTYASGGVFSKYSHEFQSLAKTGEDIIYLCNKCHNALNKELIKSEGKKCPECGNLELEEKTAIEVGNIFKLGTKFSQAFDLNYTDENGQLQPVLMGCYGMGPSRIMGAVVEIHHDTNGIIWPQEITPYQVHLLNLASQQKLTDKIYETLQKRHIEVLYDDREVSPGTKLKDADLIGLPWRLVVSDKTGDKVEIKQRTSQDIKLIKAQDIIKIINK, encoded by the coding sequence ATGTTACAATCAAAATTATTTACCAAAACAACTAAAACCATACCTCGAGATGAAATCAGTGTTAATTCCCAGCTTTTAATTAGAGCTGGCTTTATTGATAAAACCATGGCTGGGGTTTATTCATATTTACCTTTAGGTTTGAAAGTTTTAAATAAAATTAAAAATATTATTAGAGATGAAATGGACGCTATTGGTGGACAAGAAATTTTAATGCCCGCTTTAACCCCAAAAGAAATTTGGCAACAAACTCAACGCTATGACAATTTTGATGCTTTGTTTAAATTAAAAGGTATTGGTGATAAGGATTATGTTTTAGGTGCAACTCATGAGGAAGTGGTTACACCTTTAGTTAAAAATTTTGTTCAGTCATATAAAGATTTACCAGTTTATGTTTATCAAATTCAAGACAAATATCGTAATGAACCACGCGCTAAATCGGGTTTATTGCGCGGTCGAGAATTTAGTATGAAAGACTTATACTCTTTTCATCTAGATGAAAAGAATTTAGATGAATATTACGAAAAAGTTAAACAAGCTTATTTTAAAATTTTTAAACGAGTTGGTTTGGGCGAGATGACTTATTTAACTTATGCGTCTGGTGGTGTTTTTTCAAAATATTCGCACGAATTTCAATCTTTGGCTAAAACTGGAGAAGATATAATCTATCTTTGTAATAAATGTCACAACGCTTTAAATAAAGAACTAATTAAATCTGAAGGTAAAAAATGTCCGGAATGTGGCAACCTAGAATTAGAAGAAAAAACAGCCATTGAGGTGGGAAATATTTTTAAATTAGGTACTAAATTTTCTCAAGCTTTTGATTTAAATTATACTGACGAAAATGGCCAGCTTCAACCAGTTTTAATGGGTTGTTATGGTATGGGACCATCGAGAATTATGGGAGCCGTGGTAGAAATTCATCATGACACTAATGGAATAATTTGGCCACAAGAAATTACACCTTATCAAGTTCATTTATTAAATTTAGCTAGTCAACAGAAATTAACCGATAAAATTTATGAAACTTTACAAAAACGGCATATTGAAGTATTATATGATGATCGCGAGGTTTCACCAGGTACAAAACTTAAAGATGCTGATTTAATCGGTTTACCGTGGCGATTGGTCGTAAGCGATAAGACGGGAGATAAGGTTGAAATTAAACAGCGAACCAGTCAGGATATTAAATTAATTAAAGCTCAAGATATAATTAAAATTATTAATAAATAA
- the mrdA gene encoding penicillin-binding protein 2, with protein sequence MKEVNPFIPQLDKNFKEYSVGKLKEHEIEGDFTSASRAKFLKLSFNSKNITWIFIVFFLGIIVLASRLFFLQIVKNDYYLNLAEGNRIRLHTILSPRGIFYDRNNQPLVKNVPRFFLQIVPADLPLDITERNNLIQQVSNQTHIIQSKIEDRLATVSKYSYQPIVFDQTLDYQTALLFKTQENNLPGFNIVTQESREYLYPQALAHVLGYIGIISSEEIQKLEKENYTSQDLIGKTGLEYFYEPFLKGQNGVEKVEVNSIGKVARVIDSRAPQSGQDIYLTLDLDLQLRLTEITQGILDKNNLVRGAVIAMDPRDGSVLALNSFPTFDNNKFVTGFSQSEFEQVFNNPDQPLFKRFIQGEYPPGSVIKPLIALGALEEGIINRNTSFLSVGGFWISEWFFPDWKAGGHGLTNVTKAIAESVNTFFYYIGGGYQDFQGLGLEKINYYLKKFGLTQVTGIDLANEKSGFLPTQEWKEEVKNEVWYIGDTYHLSIGQGDVLVTPLQVANYTAAIANDGTLYQPHLIQQHQPIILSQNLVDFKNLEIVQQGLHETTLYGSASSFSAWGISAAGKTGTAQVGGDKLPHSWFTGYAPYDDPEIVITVLIENAGDGSLYASPIAREFLKYYFDRQPVVDKPLD encoded by the coding sequence ATGAAGGAAGTAAACCCTTTTATACCACAATTGGATAAAAATTTTAAAGAATATTCAGTCGGCAAACTAAAGGAGCATGAAATTGAGGGTGATTTTACCAGTGCCAGCCGAGCAAAATTTTTAAAACTTAGTTTTAATTCTAAAAATATTACTTGGATTTTTATTGTTTTTTTTCTGGGTATAATTGTTTTGGCAAGTAGATTATTTTTTTTGCAAATAGTAAAAAACGATTATTATTTAAATCTGGCCGAAGGCAATCGGATTCGTCTACACACAATTTTAAGCCCACGAGGAATTTTTTATGATCGCAATAATCAACCCTTAGTTAAAAATGTTCCTAGGTTTTTTTTACAAATTGTGCCAGCTGATTTACCATTAGACATAACCGAGCGTAATAATTTAATTCAACAAGTTAGCAATCAAACGCACATTATTCAATCTAAGATTGAAGATAGATTGGCAACAGTTTCAAAATATTCGTACCAACCAATTGTTTTTGATCAAACTTTGGATTATCAAACGGCTTTACTTTTTAAAACCCAGGAAAACAATTTGCCGGGTTTTAACATTGTAACTCAAGAATCGCGTGAATATCTTTATCCGCAAGCCTTGGCGCACGTTTTGGGCTATATTGGTATAATTTCTAGCGAAGAGATTCAAAAGCTTGAAAAAGAAAATTATACTTCACAAGATTTAATTGGTAAAACCGGTTTAGAATATTTTTACGAACCATTTTTAAAAGGTCAAAATGGTGTCGAAAAGGTTGAAGTGAATTCTATCGGTAAAGTTGCACGTGTTATTGATAGTCGTGCGCCTCAATCAGGTCAAGATATATATTTAACCTTGGATTTAGATTTACAACTTAGATTAACTGAAATTACGCAAGGAATTTTAGATAAAAATAATTTAGTTCGGGGTGCGGTTATAGCTATGGATCCTCGTGATGGCAGTGTTTTAGCCTTAAATTCTTTTCCAACCTTTGATAATAATAAATTTGTGACCGGTTTTTCACAGTCAGAATTTGAACAGGTTTTTAACAATCCCGATCAGCCATTATTTAAAAGATTTATCCAAGGAGAATATCCACCTGGTTCAGTTATTAAACCTTTAATCGCTTTAGGAGCTTTAGAAGAGGGAATTATTAATCGAAATACCAGTTTTTTAAGCGTAGGTGGTTTTTGGATAAGTGAATGGTTTTTCCCAGATTGGAAAGCTGGCGGGCATGGCTTAACAAATGTGACTAAAGCCATCGCTGAATCGGTTAATACCTTTTTTTATTATATTGGTGGCGGTTACCAAGATTTTCAAGGTTTAGGTTTGGAAAAGATAAATTATTATTTAAAAAAATTTGGTTTGACCCAAGTTACGGGCATAGATTTGGCTAATGAAAAAAGTGGATTTTTACCAACTCAAGAGTGGAAGGAAGAAGTTAAAAATGAAGTGTGGTATATTGGCGACACTTATCATTTGAGTATTGGACAGGGTGATGTGTTGGTTACGCCATTGCAAGTAGCTAATTATACCGCAGCGATTGCTAACGATGGGACGCTTTATCAACCACATTTAATTCAACAGCACCAACCAATAATTTTAAGTCAAAATTTAGTTGATTTTAAAAATTTAGAAATAGTTCAACAGGGCCTACACGAGACAACTTTATACGGTAGCGCCAGCAGTTTTTCGGCTTGGGGAATTAGCGCAGCAGGTAAAACCGGTACAGCTCAGGTGGGTGGTGACAAATTACCACATTCGTGGTTTACCGGATATGCGCCTTATGATGATCCGGAAATTGTTATTACGGTTTTAATTGAAAATGCCGGTGATGGCAGTTTGTATGCTTCACCCATCGCTAGGGAATTCTTAAAATATTATTTCGATCGCCAACCAGTAGTGGATAAACCGCTTGATTAA
- the rseP gene encoding RIP metalloprotease RseP yields the protein MLTTILVFVLVLGLIVFVHELGHFLTAKKFGVKAEEFGFGFPPRICGWRKVGDKRKFFLGNKDIYSDDTIYSLNWILLGGFVKIKGENGESNQDKDSFSYQKIWRRTLILSAGVLMNVILAFIIFSVGFSVGLPQSLDGDLPNSARIKNRHIQIIEVLADSPADERGIKMGDILIAIDDQEFKNISEIQQYVDQHQSQNINLTLQRGQDKINQDIVPIKNDDQTSAKIGVSLSETGIVSYPWYRAILLGITTTISLLWYIVVALFTIIKNLILGAGVPEGVAGPIGVAVWTGQLVDLGWMYVLNFVAILSLNLAIINFLPFPALDGGRVLFLVIEKLRGKPVDQRIENLIHSIGFILLILLMVLITYRDIVKYIF from the coding sequence ATGCTAACAACTATTTTAGTTTTTGTTTTAGTTTTAGGCTTAATCGTTTTTGTGCACGAATTGGGCCATTTTTTAACTGCTAAAAAATTTGGAGTTAAAGCTGAGGAATTTGGTTTTGGTTTTCCGCCACGCATCTGTGGTTGGCGGAAGGTTGGAGATAAACGAAAATTTTTTTTGGGCAACAAAGATATTTATTCTGATGACACAATTTATTCTTTAAATTGGATTCTGCTTGGCGGTTTTGTTAAAATTAAGGGTGAAAATGGTGAATCAAATCAAGATAAAGACAGTTTTAGTTATCAAAAAATTTGGCGTCGAACTTTAATTTTATCAGCTGGCGTTTTAATGAACGTAATTTTAGCTTTTATAATTTTTTCGGTTGGTTTTTCGGTTGGTTTACCCCAGTCTTTAGATGGTGACTTGCCCAACAGCGCTAGAATAAAAAATAGACACATTCAAATTATTGAAGTTTTGGCTGATTCGCCAGCTGATGAACGGGGGATTAAAATGGGAGATATTTTAATTGCGATTGATGATCAAGAATTTAAAAATATTTCAGAAATTCAGCAATACGTTGATCAACATCAGTCTCAAAATATTAATTTAACTTTACAAAGAGGTCAAGATAAAATTAATCAAGACATCGTACCAATTAAAAACGACGATCAGACCTCAGCTAAAATTGGAGTAAGTTTATCGGAAACTGGCATTGTCTCATATCCATGGTATAGAGCTATTTTATTAGGTATAACCACAACTATCAGTTTGTTGTGGTATATTGTTGTAGCCTTGTTTACGATAATTAAAAATTTAATTTTAGGTGCTGGTGTGCCAGAGGGTGTGGCCGGGCCAATTGGAGTAGCGGTTTGGACTGGTCAACTGGTAGATTTAGGTTGGATGTATGTTTTAAATTTTGTAGCCATCTTGTCGTTAAATTTGGCAATTATTAATTTTTTGCCCTTTCCAGCCTTAGATGGGGGACGAGTCTTATTTTTAGTTATTGAAAAATTACGTGGCAAGCCGGTTGATCAAAGGATAGAAAATTTAATCCATAGTATCGGTTTTATTTTATTAATTCTTTTGATGGTTTTGATAACTTATCGCGATATAGTTAAATATATATTTTAA
- the typA gene encoding translational GTPase TypA, whose amino-acid sequence MEIRNIAIIAHVDHGKTTLTDALMKQTGMTDGSVTMDSNDMEKERGITIYSKNTSVFYNGTKINIVDTPGHADFSSEVERILRSIDCVLLLVDAQEGPMPQTKFVLKKSLELGLKPIVVINKIDKPDARPEEVREMVFELFLDLGASDEQLDFPVIFATSKLGIAKLNLADESTDLNPLLDLILDKVVPVPAKMVDELFSAQPFNLAYDNFLGRCAICRIYSGKVKNGQTIKIINSEKNNRSGKITKLFTFHGLERKEVEEAVAGDIVMIAGFPNINIGETLVENESQIPLPDIKIDEPTISLNFLVNNSPFAGREGKFVTSRQLKERLEKELEVNVGLKVDFSETAYYNVCGRGELHIAILLENLRREGYELQVSQPKVIIKKENGLDLEPFEELTIDVPEKNSGVVIEKISKRRGQLINIKNHHNQSRLIFEIPTRGLLGYRNEFVVDTRGEGILCTHFLDFKPFVGEIEKNELGSMISGFLGKSSAYSLANLQERGSLYIGPNVEVYEGMVIGNVAKGNDMVVNPIKGKALTNMRASGADDAIKLVNPLEISLERGLSIVGEDEYLEVTPKNIRLRKKMLTAIERARHKKK is encoded by the coding sequence ATGGAAATTAGAAATATTGCTATCATCGCACATGTTGATCATGGTAAAACAACCTTAACTGATGCTTTAATGAAGCAAACTGGCATGACAGATGGGTCAGTGACGATGGATAGCAATGACATGGAAAAAGAAAGGGGCATTACGATTTATTCTAAAAATACATCGGTTTTTTATAATGGAACTAAAATAAACATCGTTGATACGCCTGGCCACGCTGATTTCAGCTCTGAAGTTGAACGAATTTTGCGTTCAATTGACTGCGTCCTTCTTTTGGTGGATGCTCAAGAGGGTCCCATGCCTCAAACTAAGTTTGTTTTAAAAAAATCATTAGAACTTGGATTAAAACCAATTGTCGTTATTAATAAAATTGATAAGCCTGACGCTCGACCAGAAGAAGTTAGAGAGATGGTTTTTGAATTATTTTTAGATTTGGGAGCTAGCGATGAACAGTTAGATTTTCCGGTTATTTTTGCCACTTCAAAACTAGGCATAGCTAAATTGAATTTAGCAGATGAATCAACTGATTTAAACCCACTTTTAGATTTAATTTTAGATAAAGTTGTGCCGGTTCCAGCTAAGATGGTTGATGAGTTATTTAGCGCTCAACCTTTTAATTTAGCTTATGATAATTTTTTAGGCCGATGTGCTATTTGTCGAATTTATTCTGGAAAAGTTAAAAATGGTCAAACAATAAAAATAATTAATTCAGAAAAAAATAATCGGAGTGGTAAAATAACCAAGCTTTTTACTTTTCATGGCTTGGAAAGAAAAGAAGTCGAAGAAGCTGTGGCTGGTGATATTGTAATGATTGCTGGATTTCCAAATATTAATATCGGTGAAACTCTGGTTGAAAATGAATCTCAAATTCCTCTGCCGGATATTAAAATAGACGAGCCGACAATTTCTTTAAATTTTTTAGTTAACAATTCGCCCTTTGCTGGCCGAGAAGGAAAATTTGTAACCAGTCGACAATTGAAAGAGCGTTTAGAAAAAGAACTTGAGGTGAATGTTGGTCTTAAAGTAGATTTTTCAGAAACAGCTTATTATAATGTTTGCGGTCGAGGAGAATTACATATCGCTATTTTACTTGAGAATTTGCGACGTGAAGGTTATGAACTCCAAGTTTCACAACCAAAAGTTATCATTAAAAAAGAAAATGGTCTGGATCTTGAACCATTCGAGGAATTAACCATTGATGTGCCAGAAAAAAATTCAGGTGTCGTAATTGAAAAAATTTCTAAAAGACGAGGTCAATTAATTAATATAAAAAATCATCATAATCAAAGTCGTTTAATTTTTGAAATTCCAACGCGCGGTTTACTTGGTTATCGCAATGAATTTGTGGTTGATACGCGTGGTGAAGGAATTTTATGTACTCATTTTTTAGATTTTAAACCCTTTGTCGGAGAAATAGAAAAAAATGAGCTAGGTTCAATGATTTCTGGATTTTTAGGCAAATCCTCAGCCTATTCTTTAGCTAATTTACAAGAAAGAGGTTCCTTATATATCGGACCAAATGTTGAAGTTTATGAGGGTATGGTAATCGGAAATGTTGCCAAGGGAAATGATATGGTTGTTAATCCAATCAAGGGTAAAGCTTTAACTAATATGCGTGCTTCCGGTGCTGATGATGCCATAAAATTAGTTAATCCACTTGAAATCTCATTAGAACGTGGGCTAAGTATTGTTGGAGAAGATGAATATTTAGAAGTGACGCCTAAAAATATTCGTTTAAGAAAAAAAATGCTAACTGCTATTGAAAGAGCGCGCCACAAAAAGAAGTAA
- a CDS encoding rod shape-determining protein MreC codes for MSRFNQSKFKLAGFVILLLIFLLFFGILSGFKNIVFKITQPFSRAFYGLSQRVNDSIGWWQYRESFAEIQNKLELEIKDLALDQVALLKLKEENQILRQNLDFFNQKNYDYKLANLISKTSPSYLNNTDQENLWIIDRGWQDNLKKDYAVIVPRQTNQNTVEGFLVGKIFKVEKNQSWVLPVLANQSKIAAKILSQQQTTGLVEGMYNQNLKMDLIPQDQEIYQGDLVITSGLEPGMPGDLILGRVKEIEETNLQKIFKTALIEPLINFDHINLVTVLIPHAE; via the coding sequence ATGTCAAGGTTTAACCAATCAAAATTTAAACTGGCGGGGTTTGTTATACTTCTGCTTATTTTTTTATTATTTTTTGGAATTTTATCAGGTTTTAAAAATATAGTATTTAAAATTACTCAGCCTTTCAGTCGAGCTTTTTATGGCCTAAGCCAACGTGTTAACGATTCAATTGGTTGGTGGCAATATCGCGAAAGCTTTGCTGAAATACAAAATAAATTAGAATTGGAAATTAAAGATTTAGCGCTAGATCAAGTGGCTTTATTAAAATTAAAAGAAGAAAACCAAATTTTACGTCAAAATTTAGATTTTTTTAATCAAAAAAATTATGATTATAAATTAGCTAATTTAATTAGTAAAACTAGTCCGAGTTATTTAAACAATACTGACCAAGAAAATTTATGGATTATTGATCGAGGTTGGCAGGATAATTTAAAAAAAGATTATGCTGTTATCGTGCCACGCCAGACTAATCAAAATACGGTTGAAGGATTTTTGGTTGGTAAAATTTTTAAAGTTGAAAAAAATCAATCTTGGGTTTTGCCAGTTTTAGCTAATCAAAGCAAAATAGCCGCTAAAATTCTTAGTCAACAGCAAACAACGGGCTTAGTTGAGGGTATGTATAATCAAAATTTAAAAATGGATTTAATTCCACAAGATCAAGAAATTTACCAAGGAGACTTAGTTATAACTTCTGGTCTTGAGCCAGGAATGCCAGGTGATTTAATTCTAGGTCGAGTTAAAGAAATTGAAGAAACTAATTTACAAAAAATATTTAAAACTGCTCTAATTGAACCGTTAATTAATTTTGATCATATTAATTTAGTAACAGTTTTAATTCCACATGCAGAATAA
- the greA gene encoding transcription elongation factor GreA, with protein MTNQQFSSETLYVSKEILEKFREELEDRKTNKRQEIAQHISEAKELGDLSENAEYSQAKDEQAFNEGRIIELENIISKAKVASSHIGSKTVRVGSTVSAKVNDSIKDYTLVGLNEADPINNKISNQSPLGQALMDRMAGDSGTFKAPNGEVSFKILKIK; from the coding sequence ATGACGAATCAACAATTTTCCAGTGAAACTTTATATGTTTCCAAAGAGATTTTAGAAAAATTTAGAGAAGAATTAGAAGATCGTAAAACCAACAAGCGTCAAGAAATTGCTCAACACATCAGTGAGGCAAAAGAACTTGGCGATTTATCAGAAAACGCCGAATATAGTCAGGCTAAGGACGAACAAGCTTTTAACGAGGGTAGAATTATTGAATTAGAGAATATTATTAGTAAGGCTAAAGTGGCTTCAAGTCATATTGGCTCAAAAACAGTTAGAGTAGGATCAACGGTCTCAGCTAAAGTTAATGATAGTATAAAAGACTACACCTTGGTTGGTTTAAATGAGGCCGATCCAATTAATAATAAAATTTCTAATCAATCGCCATTGGGACAAGCTTTGATGGATAGAATGGCCGGAGATAGTGGTACTTTTAAAGCTCCCAACGGTGAAGTTAGTTTTAAAATTTTAAAAATCAAATAA